From the Drosophila simulans strain w501 chromosome 2L, Prin_Dsim_3.1, whole genome shotgun sequence genome, the window TCTGGAGAAGCGAATTCTGTTATAGTTGGCACACTTTTAGTGGCGAGTGTTAGTCATTGTAAGAGACCACTTTACTTTCAAAATGTTAATCATTTCATTAACAAGAATTCAGAGTAATCGGCGAATCGAAGAGGCTATTTGCTTATATCATTTGAGGTGTTGTTGCACAACGCTGTAGTTCTAAGAAGGCAATATTCTTTGTGATCTgagaaaataaatagataagcttaaaatcttttatttatttatgcgtaCAGCTTgccatacaaatatttaaaaaataaaaggcatcAAGTTTTGGTAGCCTTGTTCACGTTCCTTTGGAGCTTATCTCTCTTCTTTTGGGCATCTCTCTCCCGGGCCTTTGTCCACATGGCGATCTTCTGCCGGGTGCGTTCCTCGTGTACAGCCACCTCCATTTCGGCACGGGATTGGTACTGTCTTACCTGGGACTCGTTGTGGAGGAAGAAGGGTCTGCAGCTCCTGcgcatccagcttttgcagTTGGCGgctctatttattttctttttttggggtaAAACGGGTGGAGCTTCCTGGGGTTCCGGTTTTGGAAGCTCGACttcctttaattttatgtttcgGCGCTTCATTCGACACAAGagaacgaaaagaaaagcgatTGCGCAGAGGGCTAGCAATAGACCCACCAATTTCCCTGGATCGAGACCCTCCTCCCCCTCATCCAGATCATCTAGGTCATCCAGGTCATCCAACTCATCCCCCTCCTCATCCTCTTCAGCCACTTCCTTGCCCAATGCCCGCTTGAGCCGATGGCAATCTAGGACGGTCATGGCTTCCACATCCGCCTTATAGACAACAGGGGCATTGTCTGGACCCCAATTGGGCAATGTATTAGTTTTGAAGAGATCCCGACATTTGGAGTATACCTGGACCATCCATTTCTGGCACTCAGGCCTATTGATATCGACTTGGCAAATCGGATTCATAATCATTGAAATAGgcagaaaaaatgtttttttgagcagttgattacattttaatatcCCACTTGATTTTGTagaacaattttattaattttaaattttctttatttactCTGAATTACTAGCTAAAATCCTTTTCATAGCTTAAGTTGGCGCTGAACCTGATCATCATTCAACCAAGACAAGTGGGGCATCGTCAAGTCTCCAATAGAACAAATTTCCATCCCAGCATTCAATTCTTTAAAAAGATGCATAGAAATGTGTACCTACATATAGATGTATATTACTGTGAAGGTACGTCCTATGAGTGACTAAGGCGCACCATTCAAAAAAATTACTATATAACTATTCCTATTAGTATACCCCGATCCCTTGTTGGCCCCGTCCATTTGACAATCAccaaccacaaaaaaaaatttcaaaatttgtctggcatatcgatagaaatttgtaatatatacaataaaacaaaagaaccaccacaacataaatatttgtatgcaTGGATAATCAATAGACTCCTGCGAGCATTAAGCGATACCCCGATACAAAAAGTTTGAAGAGGTCCGAAAAGATTACAATCGGAAAACTCAGACCACActtatttagttttcataTGCAATAATAACATATGTAAATTGAATAGATGTAAGTGAAAATAGTGAAGTAAACAGATATGaagaaacataaaataattttagaaaatatgCTAAAAACCATGAAGTAAACAGAAATGaagaaacataaaataaaaacaaaataaaagacaaATCATGGACTAAACAGAAgttaaacataaaacatttgaATTCAAACACGAGCGCACGCACTGCACGGCAAGGGAAGGTCACTCTAACCATAAAGTGGATCGGGCACACTAATGTCTCCAAAATGAGTCGAGATATGCGGGCACACCACGCCAAGCCGCTATATAAAGCGGACCACAGTTCAGCCGGCGATTGGCAACGGTAGTAAACTACTAACTACCCATGAGTAAAGACCCTATAACCAATTACTGTATAATCTTCTCCTCTGGAAACGAGTTGGATTTTCTTTGCTGATTCCGTTTTGTAAATAGTACAAATAAAGAGAGATaaatgttattgttttatatgtttagcttatgtttatattagttattgttttatatgaatataaaatcTATGTAAGTATATTTTGAATGTGCTTGTAGATATTAgaaaattttgtaatatttgtgTATTGCTATGTTAtcgtggtagggatgcgcGTTGGAGGCAATTCTCAAGCTGTATTCTGAGGCGGTTTGAGTGGCTTGCCGTGCCCCACAGCTAATTCGCGTAGGTCCAGAttggcttgagaattgccttgtAGACCATGAGCTTAATGTTCTGCCTCAACTTAGGTCTTCTCCCAATGAGCCATTGCATCTGCCTTAATCGAGCATCGGCCTGTATGCGTTTGCTCACTATATGGGGGCCATGTGTGAGCCTGCGGTCCAGGGCAGCCCTAAGTACTTAGGTGTGGGCACGGTAGGGAAGTTGGATCCGCTTAATGTGACTGGTGGGCAGTAGTGTTGGGTAATCCTAGTTCAATTTGAGGAATaagttcgttcgttcgtttaAAATCAATGAACTAGGTCGTTCATTTAGTTCAATCgttcattttttaaacttgCTTAAAGGtgcttcaaaaaaaaaaaatgttatgaatttatttcatacaATGCTGtcattgaaaattaatattatttattcaatttatgtCAAAAACACTtctacataataataataagaaataataaagagTTTACAAACAGATAATATAgtaattttaatgcatttatttggTGACGCGATAAGTTTCCTTGCGATCCACCAGCCACACTAAGCACAGTTTTGCAGTATTTGCATTTAGCACTCTTCTCATCCACTGAATCAAAGAAATTCCAAACTTTGCTATGCTTTCGTTTTGAAGCCATAGATACGCACAAACTTGTAAACCGTAGTTTTAAATGTATGCGAAAATTAATCAGCTTATTCGGTAAGCGAACTTTCGAACTAAATGAACTAAGACCAACCTATCGAACTAAGTGAACTCAGACCAACCTATCGAACTAAGTGAACTCAGACCGACCTATCGAACTATGTGAACAACGAACGAACGATCAGGGTAAGAGATCAAAATGAACGACGTGAACTAAGTGAACTATATTGAACTAAATTGAACTATAAAGGCAGACCTAGTTCGTTCGTTCAGTTTGGTGAATAGTTCAATTTAGTTCGTTCGTTCACGAACGACACAACACTAGTGGGCAGTATCCTCTTCGTAGTGAGAAGGTTGTTCGGGAAGATTTTTCCGCTCTCACTACGATGCTGCATCTTTTAAGCCAGGAAGTTGCCATTGTATAATATCGGAGGCTTCTTGTGGGTCGGATGATGAAGCGAGAAAAGTAGTGCCGTCTGTGGTCCGAGCACGCTGCCTTGCGGAACTCCAGCTCGGATCAGTCTGGGTGAGCTTATTGCCCTTCCGCATCTCCCTTGGAATGCTCTTTCCTCGGTGTAGGATTTCAGGAGGGTAAAATGAGGGTTTGGGAGGCAGATTTTCAGTTGATGAAGGAGTCCAGAATGCCTTACTCTGTCGAATGCCTGCTTGACGGTAAGCATTACAGCACAGCAGTATTTCTTCTACTTGAATGCCTCGAGGATGCGTTCGACTAGCCGGTGGCACTGCTGCGGTGTTCCGTGGCAGCGTCTGAtgccaaactggtgatcgggGATCAGTCCAGCCTCGTCTACTACATGCAATACTCTCCTCAAAAATACCCTTTCGAGTatttggagaggattgccagtAAACTAACCGGTCGAAAGGAAGCTAGATTGGCTTCaggcaaagacactagaataacaaaatcgtcttctagcacaacacgcacacatatacgcgttatCGTatcaagcaagcaaattctatttttagatttcttacgctctcagcgtgagcgagcggaaagagagcaaatttggccttcaccaaaaaagtggctgcatagtgccaaacgaatgtatggccgttacgcatcttgttattctagtgtctttgcttcAGGCTTACCAGGCTTGAGGAGGACTATAACCTCTGCTCGTTTCCACTCCTTCGGGAAG encodes:
- the LOC6732903 gene encoding uncharacterized protein LOC6732903 — protein: MIMNPICQVDINRPECQKWMVQVYSKCRDLFKTNTLPNWGPDNAPVVYKADVEAMTVLDCHRLKRALGKEVAEEDEEGDELDDLDDLDDLDEGEEGLDPGKLVGLLLALCAIAFLFVLLCRMKRRNIKLKEVELPKPEPQEAPPVLPQKKKINRAANCKSWMRRSCRPFFLHNESQVRQYQSRAEMEVAVHEERTRQKIAMWTKARERDAQKKRDKLQRNVNKATKT